A segment of the Salvelinus namaycush isolate Seneca chromosome 42, SaNama_1.0, whole genome shotgun sequence genome:
CTCTACAGCAGATGGGACACTTGTCAAGGGCCTCGGAACACTCCTTGCAGACGACCAGGTGCCCACAGGGAATGAAGACGATGCAGATGTCTCTGTCCATACACACTTTGCACTGTTTCTCCCTCTGCAGCTTCCGTAGCTTCTCAAGGGGATCCTCGTCTGAAATAGGGGAGAAACAGCAGTTGGTAACCGAGCACAATGAAGTAGTTAGAATACTGACCAACACAGCTCGATTATGTTTTGGGGgcggccggtagcctagtggttagagcattaaccgaaaggttgctagatcgaatcccctgaacaaggcactgttcctaggctgtaattgtaaataagaatttgttcttaactgacttgcctaaatgaaggttaaatattatttatttttatgttcCTTCTATAGCCAAGCCTCATGTAGGCCTACGGTGTGAATAGCACTGTTACTGGATAAACTAGGTCAAATGGCAAAATCCTGTGGAATAAATTCAGGATTCTTTTTGACTTATACTGTAAACCTTAATACCAGTTTTAATAGAACAGTGCCCTGATATAATGATACTAGCAAGCAATGCTAAGAGTTTCCCCCTTATGAGACACACACCATGGTTCTCTGCTGTCTTTGCGTCACTGTCAGGGTCTCTGTTAAAGCAGTCCTGCAGCAGAGTTTCCAGGGTGGAGTAGCCTGTCCCATCCCTGCGTATCCTCTCCTGTATAGTCCTCTCTACCAAGGCAGGCTCCAGACCCATCTCCACCGCCTTCTGGGCATTGGCTGACTGCAGCACCTCtgtagagagaaggaggagactgAGCATGTACTAGTAGGTGTTGGAAATAGCaccctgtgagagagagagagatatacagtagtagTCAAACATTacgacacaccaactcattcaaggggttttctttattttttgctattttctacattgtagaatagtgaagacatcaaaacgatgaaataacatatggaatcatgtagtaaccccccaaaaaagtgttaaacaaatcaaaatatattttatatttgagattcttgaaagaagccaccctttgccttgacagctttgcacactcttggcattctcatgaggtagtcacctgaaatgcatttcaattaacagatgtgccttgttaagttaatttgtggaatttctttccttcttaatgcatttgagcatatcagttgtgttgtgacaaggtaggggtggtatacagaagatcgccctatttggtaaaagaccaagtccatattatggcaggaacagctcaaataagcaaagagaaatgacagtccatcattactttaagatatgaaggtcagtcaatctggaacatcaagaactttgaaggtttattcaagtgcagtcgcaaaagccatcaagcgctatgatgaaactggctctcatgaggaccgccacaggaaaggaagacacaacgttacctctgctgcagaggatgctcattagagttaccagcctcagaaattgcagcctaaataaatgctttagagttcaagtaacagacatcaactgttcagaggagactgcatgaaatcaggccttcatggtcaaattgctgcaaagaaaccactactaaaggacaccaataataagaagagacttgctttggccaagaaacatgagcaatggacattagtgtctttgtgagacgcagagtaggtgaactgatgaccgcaagtgtggttcccaccatgacgCATAGAGTAGGacgtgtgatggtgctttgctggtgacactgttggtgattaatttagaattcaaggcacacttaaccagcctggctaccacagcattctgcagcaatacgccatctcatctttgcgcttagtgggattatcatttgtttttcaacaggaaaatgacccaaaacacacctccaggctgtgtaagggctatttgaccaatcactcaacctcaacccaattgagatagtttgagatgagttggaccgcagagtgaaggaaaagcagccaacaagtgctcagcatatgttggaactccttcaagactgttggaaaagcattccaggtgaagctggttgagagaatgccaagattgtcttgatgacagctttgcacaaagggtggctactttcaagaatctcaaatatattttgatttgtttaatacttttttggttactacatgattccatatgtgttatttcataatttttatgtcttcactattattttacaatgtataaaatagtaaaagtgaagaaaaacccttgaatgagtaggtgtgtccaaacttttgacaggtactgtatatataatctaACAATACCTTTAGCTAAAGTTCCAAAGCTCTGATGAATAAAAAAAAGTGAAAGGGGAACAACTTtacaaaaaaaaattatgttacaTCAAAAAATGGTTTTACCTGTCTCATGACTTGAACATCCATTTAGGTGACTTGAAGCCTGGGAAATCAATAGAAGGAAGGAATTTGATATGGTAGGAGTCATGCAAGGATGGGTGCAGTTTAATATCTTTGACCACaggtttaggggttagaggtcagggttaggaGGATGAAGTCTTGGAGACTTACAGCATTGTTCCAGTCAGGACCTTGTAGCTGAACGCTGCTGACGAACTCCTGTCCTTTCTCTGCCAGTAGAAAACTGCACCTGGATTAAAACATGACTCGCAATGTTAGTGACAGGGAGAAGAAGCATGCATATGGTTGTTTACTTTCtacttgtgtgtgtttttacccAGGATAGTGTTTGGCGTGCTCCTCCCAGGGATCCTCATCCTGCTGCCAGCCCTTCAGACCTCCACCACAGCGGAAACACCCCACATGGTCTGGTGCACctgcaccaacacacacacgttAGGATATATACCCGGTCCTTTCTATATCAACTCCTCCCTGGCCCTTTTACCGTAGCAAGTAATGGTAAGCATGAATTGTATTTGTTATTTACTTTTCTCACAGCCAAAGCTCTAGTCTACCCCACTCCCAGGTCTCACCTGTGTTGTAGAAGCCTGCTCTGGCCAGCCTCTCGTGGTCAATAGGGTGCTGGATTCCTGCAAAGCTGCCTAGCCTCTCCTCAAAGCTCTGCATGGGGACCTGAGGACGTGGCCtggtctcctccacctccctccccccctGAGAGGGGAGGTTCCCCACATCATGCCCCAGGATGAAGAAGCAGTAGGGGTAGTGTTTGGAGTGCTCTCCCcatgccgtgtccccagcctCCCAGCCCTTCAGCATCCTTCCACAGCAGAAGCACTGCACCTGGTCACCCTCCCCCAAATAGAAGAGCCCCGCCTGGGCCAGCTCTCTAGGTCGGACCGGGGATGTGGAGGGCCACGGGCCGAAGGTGTTGAACCGGGAGTCTTCGCTGACCATGTGCGGGGCCATGGGGTAGGTGGTATCGTCTACCACCTCTCCCGTCCTCAGGCGGAACTCCATGTCCTCAGCGTCTTCGTTGTAGGAGGTTTCATTGGTCAGCATGGCACCTTGAAGAGAGTTAACCCTGGATCGATGGGTGCAGCTCAGGAACTTACAGGTAGGGGAGACCTGAAACATTGCAACAGTAGAATGATAATTTGGCAGAAACTTGAGATAATAAAATAAAGTTTTGCACATCATGGTCATCCCCTTTTCATCCTCACCTCCGCGTGCCTCTCCACGGGTGCGTCACCTCCACACCAGTTCTCTACAGTCTTGTGGCAGCTGAAGCAGCGCACCTTGTCGGCCTGTCCCGTGAAGTAAAACCCAGCGCGGGCCAGCCTCTCCGCTGACACCTGCTGGGCCAGGAGGGAACCCCGGAACGAGTCCAGCCGCATGTCCATCATGGACCAGTCTACTGCGTGGTCCGACTCCATATCACTGTCTCTCCCGGGGCCTGACATCACGACACAGGGCTGGGCTGCCTAGGATGAATGagctgaaaaaaatatatataaagtaATTTCCGGAGGCGCTAGTGAACAAGCTATCAGGAATCTGGACAGACACCATGTAAATGCATAAGTTTGACAAGAGAGAGCATTGTATTTCATAGAGTACCACTAGATGGCAATATGCACATTGCTATGGTCACATGGAGGCGTTGGCTGTTACATGTGAGGGGTGGGGAGGCAGGAACAGGCTTTAGGATATGTTCTCACGCTACCAGGCCGCCCTGCTCACCACAGGAATACATAGACcataacacacacaaatacacaaagcAAGCACACAACGACACACACAGCCAAATGTAAGGAACACTATTATTTTAAGTGAGCACTGGCCTCAGttttccattcattcctatgatCAACAAAGCTCAGCATTTCATAGGAAAGGAGTTACATAACGCTTACTTTGTGAAGTGAATCAATCAGGCCTCTTTGGATAGTGTGTTGCAACACAATCAATACCCAGCCGTATCAATGTTGGGCTACTGTAGGCTAGGCGTTATGCTACTTTCACACCATCCCCACCAACAGGGAGGAACAGGAACCGTTGTCAGTTAGAACAATCAGGTATTTCACCTCAGGCTGTATTCACCAATCAAATATGATCCAATCCCATCACTGTTCCTGCTATCAACAGTAATGCAATCAATTACATACATCGTTGCCATGCCTTGTGTTAGGATAGATACGTTGGCTAAAGCAGCAACACACAGGCACCCAGGCTACCAAACATAAAACGATAATTTCTATGGAATAGAAATTGGCTATTGTCTATGctaccaatcaaccaatcaatattGGTCATGCTGGTTTTAATCTTTTGTATACCTGCCATCCCCATCGCAGCAAGCAAGGCAAGCTTCAGACTTAAAAATGCAGTTAGACTGGAGGTTGTCATGGTTTTGCAGGCAGCACTCTCACACTAATATGAACCTGCCACTTGCCATATTGTTGTGAAAACAGATGAGTAAATATGTGATGATGTCCTAGGAACATTTGCTGTATCCACTCATCCCATGCTCTCCCTGACAGCTCCAAAAGGCATCATGTGGATGCCATCATCATAAACAGGGCCCTGAGCATAACATATTCTTGACTATGAACTGGCTAGCTTTTAATGATTGTATAACTACAGCTTAGTACTTATATGTGTGGCCCGTCTGTTACTGACCAGAGCTGAACCTTAATCTCTTGAATGACAGCAATAGGCTGATCATATGTGTGCAAAGTGCATGCCAAGGGGTCTGGATGACCTTTTCCGCACACTAGCGCCGTGTCATTGTTTCAAACTCCACTCCGACTCACTGTTCCCACTCAATCGCAACAGTCAGATGGACACATGGGGGGGTCTATTGACCAGCCACGTAAAATCTGGAAAGTTCACGGGCTCTTGTTTGTGTCTATAGTCAGACAAAAGCGCCAAACATAAATATAAATTGACGCGGATCGCAATGTGCTGCCGATTGTCCTGTCTGACAGTTGAGCTCTGCTGGGCATGGATGCGCGCTGTCAGGGATTACGCACTCTTCCAATGATATTTAGGacatagttaaataaaacaaaaacaacgtTCTCTAATAACGAAAACAAAGCCAACGTTAAATGTCTATAATGCACTTTGATCAGTCGATATTGAGCTGTTTCGCCATAGACAGTAACGTAGCACGACCGACGAGCTGTCAACAGTAACAGTTGAAAATGCATGCAAAGACATACCCAATAGACATACCTTGGAAAAGCTTGGATGTCACCTAGTGCCTCTGAGGTATTGGATGCTGCCTGTCTCCTTTCCAAATAAGATAGATCGCCAATATTTTTTGACCAGACTATTTAACAATGGTTTGGGGAAGTAAATTCAGCGTTGGTGTTGTTCTGCGCACCAGTAAAGGCGCAGCCCACCTGACCACCATTGTGGAAATAGATAGTTTATGACGTAGGACGAAAAGGGGGGAAGTATGGGGGAATTCGTGCGTAGTTTTGCTGCGTTCAAGTTCAAatcagaactaggaaactctaACATTTCTGACTTGCTAAATGGTTGAACGGAGCTAACTACAACCAAACTTAACTGTCAAACTTATTCCACAGAGGACAGAGTGTCTGCAGGgtttcactcctcccttgtatttgattgatgaattaaagtCACTAATTAGCAAGGAACTCCCCACActtggttgtctagggcttaattgaaatgaaaaacctgcagacactcggccctccatggaatgagtttgacacccctgagtAGGCAAGTCCTAGTTCCGACTACTACTTGAACGCGGCATTTACATTACATTGGGGTCGAAACCCACCACTGTGacatgtatgctctcgttggctggccctcactacatacccactggctccaggtcatctataagtctttactaggtaaagccccgccttatctcagctcactggtcaccatagcatcagccacctgtagcacgcgctccagcaggtatattgcactggtcatccccaaagccaacacttcctttggccgcctttccttccagttctctgctgccaataactggaacgaattgcaaaaatctctgaagctggagtcttatatctccctctctaactttaaacatcagctgtcagagcagcttactgatcactatacctgtacacagccaatctgtaaatagcacacccaactacctcatccccatattattacttaccctctttctcttttcaccccagtatctctacttgcacatcatcatcagcACATGTATCATTCCAGTATTAatgctcaattgtaattattttcgcctctagggcctatttattgcctttcctccctactcttctacatttgcacactgtacatagatttttctatttttcttttgtgttattgactgtacgtttgtttatgtgtaactctgtgttgttgtttttgtcgcactgctttgctttatcttggccaggtcgcagttgtaaatgagaacttgttctcaactggcctaccttgttaaataaaggtgaaataaaaaataaaataaaaaaacataaatgaGAAATTAGTAATTAGTAATAGGCTGTTTTGATGAAAGTGGATGTATGGACAGAGATGTAGGCTATACCAGAGAGGAAGAAGCGAAGCGAGAGGGTTTACTCCAACCAAAACCTGTCCAAGAAAATAATGCCACGAAGTGAGGAACTTTTGTATGAAGAtcaatgagtgtcgaatttgTAATGTAATTGCTAATTTGCTAGGTGAGGCTTATTTGATAGAATATACGTTTCATAATGGCTAGGTTGTTATGACtgcactgatataagtggacgcaCGTGGCATCTCGGGAAactttggagagaaaaaaatatatatattattggagttgtgcctgttgttcacacctATTTggcctctcattggctagaatggtcacACCTCGCCTCCCTTCCAtgtttgaggacatgtatttccattgttagagctcgaccatcttgtcaatataatagatactCTTTGGCTATACATTGACTTTCAATAAGGGAGGCCAAAGGGCCAGGGCTGCTTATTATTTTATATGCTCAAACCAATTATCCACCATTTGTTTCTCCCAAGtctacacacacagagcgagagagagagtttgtaaACCCTGAGCAAAACAAAAGTGATATGGGAAGAATATGGGGATTTCCGTGGTTTTAGAGGTGAAACGGAACAGATCCTTCTTTCTAAAACCACCCCAGACTTTCTGTGAAGTTTACACATTAGGCCTTTGTGACATCGGAAATGTGATGCTGTCATTTATTTCCATATTTGGAGTTGTTCATTAATCCAAACATCCTCCTACCCAAAATGTAATTTTGCTGATGATCTTGTAGAGGGCAAGTCTGGGAACCAGCCTGACTCTTATACAGCGCtcgacttggactgaaataggtgccggtactcattttgggtgtcGGTACTGTTTACAGTTTATGTGCAGGAGCTCAACAATAcgtttgagctaatattctacaagaggaacaggagctcaagcagtagaacatttgaggtgcagTTACTCAGCTCCAATAAGCTCCTGCCCAAGAAAGCACTGCTCTTATAGCCACTGGActtctcctcttccactctgtgTATCAGCCACCTGGGTGACACCTCAGCAGCTCTGTGTGCCAGAAAactgatacctagtcagttgtacaactgaatgccttcaactgaaatgtgtcttccgcatataaacctcttaaggatctgaaacttttttaaattttcgtctaaaatgacataccaaatctaactgcctgtagctcaggacctgaagcaaggatatgcatttcttgattccatttgaaaggaaacactttgtttcacaagtttgtggaaatttgaaattaatgtaggagattataacacattagatctggtaaaagataatataaagaaaaaaactattttttttggtaccatctttgaaatgtaagagaaaggccataatgtattattccagcccgggtgcaatttagattttggccactagatggcagtactgtatgtgcaaagttttaaactgatacaatgaaccattgcatttctgttcaaaatgtatcaagactgcccaaatgtgcctaattggtttattaatacattttcaagttcatacttgtgcactctcctcaaacaatagcatggtattatttcactgtaatagctactgtaaattggacagtgcagttagattaacaagaaattaagctttctgcccatatcagatacgtctatgtcctgggatttatttgttacttacaacctcatgctaatcacattagcctacgttagctcaaaagctgaagaacatccgcacatccaggtactttcagcaggtgctggagttgtaggcAAACTCATGGAAACAGAAAGGAAAACGCTGCACACTGGTTGCTTctcatgctcccaggtgatatttatttacaacgtttcgacccttaggtcttcatcaggcatccatatcccaggtgggggtggaaggtcctatatatagGGTCAGTACTCAGTGACGtcacttcctgaaacaggaggtaaAAAATGTATAACATAGTTTCTCAAtattaacattcaatgtatcaaaatatgtGATCATACACAGAGAATGTGATCAATATTTATAgtaatatacatacacatacaatattcaattaggataaaaaaaaaatatataataatttgaATTATTGAAACTATAAAAATGGTTTCAAGTCAAACTCCTCATTATGGCCAAGAGGAGACAGCGTGTTCAGCCTGTGGATCCAGAAAGATTCCCTTTGAAGAAGTTTCCTCTCAATTTCCCCTCCCCTGTGTGACATCTTGACCATTTCTATTCCAATGTATCTTAGAGAACTAATAGGAAGTCCAGCTTGTACAAAAATGTTATAGGTCATAGTTAATGCTGTTAATGCTGAAATGAAGGTGTTCATTCATAGAGTTTAGATAAGCATGGCATTACAAAAGTTCTTCCTGGGTGTCTGTATAGATCACAAAAATGTCCCCAAATATCTCCGAACTAGGAGAATATTAGAGAGAAAAGGGTTACGGTCTGGATTCAGCACCACCTGTTTTTCAAACATTCCTAGATATAGGTTAGCATGATTAGGAGCCAAAGTGGTCCCCATTGCTGTCCCTTTGGTCTGGAGGAAGAAGTCTCCTCTGAAGAGAAAATAGTTGGAGGTTAGTACCAGTTCAGCTAAGTCCACAATACAATTGGTGCTGGGTAGAGCATTAGGGGGACACCAACCCTGTATAGgttcgcatttaacccaacccctctgaatcagagaggtgcggggggctgccttaatcaacatctggggaactgccttgctcagggggagaccgacagatttttatcttgtcagctcggggattcaatccagcaacctttcggttactggcccaacactctaaccactaggctacctgctagtcATGCTCACTATCACCCCTCTGCATCAGCACTGCtgtattcctctctctcccattcctctcacaCTTCAGGCAACTCCTCAAATTATGTTCTCAGAAGATCAGGAATTGGCAGCCAGGTGAAACAAAAAAGCTGGTACTGTCCAGatgcatttttcaaacaaaaatattagccagctagctagttagccaagcCAAAAAGTGTTAACTTGTCAGTCAATCTGTAAATCCGTGGCTCAAAAGCACTATATATGCAATAAAAACTCTgttatatataaaataaaataaaaaataaaaataactcaATATATTCAGATTTACAGGAGCTCTGTGCT
Coding sequences within it:
- the LOC120035023 gene encoding E3 ubiquitin-protein ligase XIAP-like isoform X1, with the protein product MSGPGRDSDMESDHAVDWSMMDMRLDSFRGSLLAQQVSAERLARAGFYFTGQADKVRCFSCHKTVENWCGGDAPVERHAEVSPTCKFLSCTHRSRVNSLQGAMLTNETSYNEDAEDMEFRLRTGEVVDDTTYPMAPHMVSEDSRFNTFGPWPSTSPVRPRELAQAGLFYLGEGDQVQCFCCGRMLKGWEAGDTAWGEHSKHYPYCFFILGHDVGNLPSQGGREVEETRPRPQVPMQSFEERLGSFAGIQHPIDHERLARAGFYNTGAPDHVGCFRCGGGLKGWQQDEDPWEEHAKHYPGCSFLLAEKGQEFVSSVQLQGPDWNNAASSHLNGCSSHETEVLQSANAQKAVEMGLEPALVERTIQERIRRDGTGYSTLETLLQDCFNRDPDSDAKTAENHDEDPLEKLRKLQREKQCKVCMDRDICIVFIPCGHLVVCKECSEALDKCPICCRAITQKIKTYIS
- the LOC120035023 gene encoding E3 ubiquitin-protein ligase XIAP-like isoform X2 — protein: MSGPGRDSDMESDHAVDWSMMDMRLDSFRGSLLAQQVSAERLARAGFYFTGQADKVRCFSCHKTVENWCGGDAPVERHAEVSPTCKFLSCTHRSRVNSLQGAMLTNETSYNEDAEDMEFRLRTGEVVDDTTYPMAPHMVSEDSRFNTFGPWPSTSPVRPRELAQAGLFYLGEGDQVQCFCCGRMLKGWEAGDTAWGEHSKHYPYCFFILGHDVGNLPSQGGREVEETRPRPQVPMQSFEERLGSFAGIQHPIDHERLARAGFYNTGAPDHVGCFRCGGGLKGWQQDEDPWEEHAKHYPGCSFLLAEKGQEFVSSVQLQGPDWNNAASSHLNGCSSHETGCYFQHLLVHAQSPPSLYRGAAVSQCPEGGGDGSGACLGREDYTGEDTQGWDRLLHPGNSAAGLL